The following coding sequences are from one Leptospiraceae bacterium window:
- a CDS encoding patatin-like phospholipase family protein produces MKTKAKEKLVKSPIDKKQIRKKKPQYEVSLAIAGGGCKALYAMGVGYKLRKWGIQIKEISGVSAGAAMALGILSESEDESIEYFSELTKRNNSNFQVMSLFQGKSPFPHENIYRRLIRHGMNLEKVRKSKVKIYIGTVQAIPKKSGINHYWDIAKLVTETTRAYLLDENDKEQGIPCSRVSKIMERWNMQTIIYTNKDLKSPEIVESIILNSSSIPPVVSFQNNSKVYFLDGGLTNNLLLEKFSKKAKKIGVYYEDTTIFGKDRALLESTFLIKPSRKLPISSFDYTDPIAVKDCYEMGKEDVEKLKSEILNFCRKE; encoded by the coding sequence ATGAAAACTAAGGCAAAGGAAAAATTAGTAAAGAGTCCAATCGATAAAAAACAGATAAGGAAAAAGAAACCTCAATACGAAGTGAGTCTTGCGATTGCCGGTGGTGGCTGTAAAGCGTTATACGCAATGGGTGTTGGTTACAAGCTTCGAAAATGGGGGATTCAGATTAAAGAAATTTCTGGTGTGAGTGCGGGAGCTGCGATGGCACTTGGAATTCTTTCTGAGAGCGAAGATGAATCCATTGAATATTTCAGTGAGCTTACCAAAAGAAATAATTCGAATTTTCAAGTAATGAGTCTTTTTCAGGGCAAAAGTCCTTTTCCGCACGAAAATATCTACCGTCGTTTAATTCGTCATGGTATGAATTTGGAAAAAGTCAGAAAGTCAAAAGTAAAAATTTACATTGGGACTGTGCAAGCAATTCCTAAGAAGTCCGGAATTAATCATTATTGGGATATTGCCAAATTAGTTACAGAGACTACTCGCGCTTATCTTCTAGACGAAAATGATAAGGAGCAGGGAATTCCCTGTAGCCGCGTGAGTAAGATTATGGAGCGCTGGAATATGCAGACCATCATTTATACAAATAAAGATTTAAAATCTCCTGAGATTGTTGAAAGTATTATTCTAAATTCCTCCTCTATTCCGCCTGTCGTATCTTTTCAGAATAATAGCAAAGTTTACTTTCTAGATGGGGGATTAACGAACAATTTACTATTAGAAAAATTTTCCAAAAAGGCAAAGAAGATTGGTGTGTATTATGAAGATACTACCATTTTCGGGAAAGATAGAGCACTTCTAGAAAGCACGTTTCTAATAAAACCATCCCGCAAGCTTCCGATTTCATCGTTTGATTATACTGATCCGATTGCAGTGAAAGATTGCTATGAAATGGGAAAAGAAGATGTGGAAAAATTAAAATCAGAAATATTAAATTTTTGTAGGAAGGAATAA
- a CDS encoding HAMP domain-containing protein, translating into MNLRIKILIGSLILSLIVSVSLAYTSFRILQNELYEEYRDRLIHTSDLGSKLIDQDSLHYLLKQLTLNLNEEETEKIQNSKEFKEVYDSLNSLRNSKPNLIQYVYIWVKTDNPDEVLYLADADVLQLLEKKSKGEKIEGISTFGSKYDITPFPEARKTFEQNTSLVEKEYRLDAEFNTYSISGYSPITDKKTGVQLAVLGIDMTDTNIREALKKSTLVSAIIGIITVIITSISSLLLGNIFVKPILELNKVVLQFGAKDFSARSRIESSDEVGLLSNNFNNMAETIVDYDIKINELLDSMRRFVPFEFLNFLDKKSITEISLGDQVNQEMTVFFSDIRSFTKLSESMSPSQTFNFINSYLKRMGPLIRENKGFIDKYIGDSIMAIFPTDPDYAILAGISIRKELNLYNQHRLSYGYPPINIGIGIHTGNLMLGTIGESQRMDTTVIADSVNLASRIEGLTKFYGVTTLITETTKSKLKNINQFNMRFIGLVQVAGKEESVGIYEVFDGDDEKTFDFKKRTTQKFEEGMQFYIQGKLKESHKLFKEIYLENILDKPSEVYLRKIKYLYKHGLPADWKGVDKMLSK; encoded by the coding sequence ATGAATTTAAGAATAAAGATTTTAATAGGCTCGCTCATACTTAGCTTGATAGTCAGCGTTTCTCTTGCTTACACTTCGTTTCGAATTTTACAAAACGAATTGTATGAAGAATACCGCGACCGACTTATTCACACTTCCGATTTAGGATCAAAATTAATTGATCAGGATTCTCTCCATTACCTGCTAAAACAATTAACGCTCAATTTGAACGAAGAAGAGACTGAAAAAATTCAAAATTCAAAAGAATTCAAGGAAGTCTATGACTCACTCAATTCACTACGCAATTCAAAGCCAAATCTAATCCAATACGTATATATATGGGTTAAGACTGATAATCCGGACGAGGTTCTTTATTTGGCTGACGCAGATGTTTTACAGTTGTTAGAGAAAAAATCTAAAGGAGAAAAAATAGAAGGAATTTCTACTTTTGGGAGCAAATACGATATTACCCCCTTCCCGGAAGCAAGAAAGACTTTTGAACAAAACACTTCTCTTGTAGAAAAAGAATATCGTCTAGACGCAGAGTTCAATACTTATTCCATTTCCGGCTACTCACCAATTACCGATAAAAAGACAGGAGTTCAATTAGCTGTGCTTGGTATTGATATGACAGATACAAATATTCGAGAGGCATTGAAAAAATCCACTCTCGTATCTGCTATCATTGGAATTATTACAGTCATCATTACATCCATTTCATCCTTACTACTTGGAAATATTTTTGTAAAGCCAATTCTAGAATTAAATAAAGTCGTATTGCAATTTGGCGCAAAAGATTTTTCTGCTCGCTCTAGAATCGAATCCTCCGATGAAGTGGGGTTACTCTCGAATAACTTCAACAATATGGCGGAGACGATTGTTGATTACGATATAAAAATCAATGAGCTTCTAGACTCAATGAGAAGATTTGTTCCTTTTGAATTTTTAAATTTTCTCGATAAAAAAAGTATCACAGAAATTTCTCTTGGAGACCAAGTCAACCAGGAGATGACAGTGTTTTTTTCGGACATCAGGTCATTTACAAAACTAAGTGAATCAATGTCACCAAGTCAAACGTTCAACTTCATCAATTCTTACTTGAAAAGAATGGGACCACTCATCCGAGAGAATAAGGGATTCATTGATAAATACATTGGTGATTCAATTATGGCAATCTTTCCGACAGACCCCGATTACGCGATATTAGCCGGAATCAGTATTCGAAAAGAATTAAATCTTTACAATCAGCACAGACTGTCGTATGGATATCCTCCCATAAATATCGGAATAGGAATTCACACCGGCAATTTAATGTTAGGCACAATTGGAGAATCCCAGAGAATGGATACGACTGTAATTGCAGATTCAGTGAACCTGGCTTCTCGCATTGAAGGCTTAACTAAATTTTACGGGGTAACTACGCTTATAACAGAAACAACAAAATCAAAACTTAAAAATATAAATCAATTCAATATGCGGTTCATTGGGTTAGTTCAAGTTGCAGGCAAAGAGGAATCTGTTGGTATATACGAAGTATTCGATGGTGATGATGAGAAAACTTTTGATTTCAAAAAAAGAACGACTCAAAAATTCGAAGAAGGAATGCAATTCTACATCCAAGGGAAATTAAAAGAATCTCACAAACTCTTCAAAGAAATTTATCTGGAGAATATTCTAGATAAGCCCTCAGAAGTATATCTTCGTAAAATTAAATATCTCTACAAGCACGGTCTACCAGCAGATTGGAAAGGCGTCGATAAAATGTTGAGTAAGTGA
- a CDS encoding pyridoxine 5'-phosphate synthase, producing the protein MISLSVNVNKIATLRNSRGGDIPNLLTFTKVIMDSGAHGITVHPRSDERHITRKDTKDLKKFIIEYNKEYSKKIEYNIEGAPDERFLDIVLENLPDQATLVPVRPGEVTSDHGFDLKKEGESLYPLIQKIRSAGVRVSLFLDTNVYNMHYAKQIEADRIEFYTGPFAEAFDSGNGMDSFLSYEKAALAATKLGIGVNAGHDLDEKNLAIFKKLSGLREVSIGHRLMSFALLHGMENAVKAYLKALNG; encoded by the coding sequence ATGATTAGCCTCAGTGTAAATGTAAATAAAATTGCGACTCTTCGAAATTCGAGAGGAGGGGATATTCCTAATTTACTTACATTTACAAAAGTAATTATGGATAGTGGAGCGCATGGGATAACAGTTCATCCAAGAAGCGATGAAAGGCATATAACACGTAAGGATACAAAGGATTTAAAAAAATTTATTATAGAGTATAACAAAGAGTATTCGAAGAAGATAGAATACAATATTGAAGGTGCTCCTGACGAGCGGTTTCTTGACATTGTCCTAGAAAATCTTCCAGACCAAGCTACACTTGTTCCTGTGCGTCCGGGTGAGGTGACATCTGATCATGGCTTTGATTTAAAGAAGGAAGGAGAATCACTTTATCCCCTCATTCAAAAAATCAGATCGGCAGGCGTAAGAGTTTCTCTTTTTCTGGATACTAATGTATACAATATGCATTATGCGAAGCAAATCGAAGCAGATAGAATTGAGTTTTACACAGGACCGTTTGCGGAGGCGTTTGATTCCGGCAATGGTATGGATAGTTTTCTAAGTTACGAAAAAGCAGCATTAGCCGCAACAAAGCTAGGAATAGGAGTCAATGCAGGTCACGATTTAGATGAAAAGAATCTTGCTATCTTTAAAAAGCTTTCCGGTTTACGCGAAGTATCCATTGGTCATCGGCTAATGTCATTTGCCCTCCTACATGGAATGGAAAATGCAGTGAAGGCTTACTTAAAGGCTTTGAATGGGTGA
- the purL gene encoding phosphoribosylformylglycinamidine synthase subunit PurL codes for MEKEKVTLEDAIEHGLKENEFEDICKILGRTPNSTELGIFSGMWSEHCSYKNSILKLKTLPTESSLMLTTTGEENAGALDIGDGLGVVFKIESHNHPTAVEPYQGAATGVGGIMRDIFTMGARPFISLNSLRFGLPDLKRNEYLLKRAVKGIADYGNSLGIAVSGGELFFDNSFSKNPLVNAMTVGLVKKNGMAKATTGGKVGYAVYIVGATTGRDGIHGASFASKDLSKESEEKKSAVQVGDPFMEKLLMEATLEAIEKDLLIGIQDMGAAGISCSTSEMSAKGNSGMEIDLDKVPFRETGMNAYEAMLSESQERMLVVPKQGKEKELVDIFKKWDLNAVEIGVVTGDGLLRVKKDGKVKAEIPSQTLVLGGGAPRYVREEKRPAYLDIENKLDVAALEDLKEANVRIALEKMISTLNISSRKPLYEQYDTDVGLVKITGPGLDGGLARVPGTNKGIAVATDCNSRYTYLNPHKGAMWAVCESARNVFVTGAKPIGITNNLNFANPYIPENYYVFSECVKGIGDACRYLKLPVTGGNVSFYNESPEGPVFPTPTIGMVGLIENISNYIKNYFTKPNQSIALIGRFKPTLGGSEYLKEIFNVTKGEIPELSLEDELNLQNLVLELNENKLISSAKDLSLGGLIVAICKMAFPSHIGVNLDLTKIRKSRLDETLFGETSASVLITFESENVNKVKTLCEKHKLEFNPIGNTIGEKSITINGLGSVANLDSLEEKYESALVKIFE; via the coding sequence ATGGAAAAAGAAAAAGTAACCCTTGAAGACGCAATCGAGCACGGACTAAAAGAAAATGAATTCGAAGATATTTGTAAGATTTTAGGACGCACACCTAATTCCACTGAGCTAGGAATTTTTTCTGGTATGTGGTCAGAGCATTGCTCTTATAAAAATTCCATTTTAAAATTAAAAACTCTTCCGACCGAATCAAGCCTCATGCTTACTACAACAGGCGAAGAAAACGCGGGTGCACTCGACATAGGAGACGGACTCGGAGTTGTCTTTAAAATAGAAAGCCACAATCATCCAACTGCTGTTGAGCCTTATCAGGGAGCGGCTACGGGGGTAGGCGGTATTATGCGCGACATCTTCACAATGGGTGCAAGACCTTTTATATCTCTCAACTCTCTTCGATTTGGTCTTCCGGATTTAAAACGAAATGAATACTTACTCAAACGTGCCGTCAAAGGAATTGCGGATTACGGCAACTCCCTCGGAATCGCTGTTAGTGGAGGAGAACTTTTTTTCGATAATTCTTTTTCTAAAAATCCTTTAGTCAATGCAATGACAGTTGGGCTTGTAAAGAAAAACGGAATGGCAAAAGCAACCACAGGTGGAAAGGTCGGCTACGCGGTATATATCGTTGGAGCAACTACTGGAAGAGATGGAATTCATGGGGCATCCTTTGCCTCTAAAGATCTAAGCAAAGAAAGCGAAGAAAAAAAATCCGCTGTCCAAGTAGGAGATCCATTCATGGAAAAACTTCTCATGGAGGCAACTCTCGAAGCAATCGAAAAAGATTTACTCATCGGAATCCAAGACATGGGTGCTGCGGGTATATCTTGTTCTACCTCTGAGATGTCGGCTAAAGGCAACTCGGGAATGGAAATTGATTTAGACAAAGTTCCTTTTCGCGAAACTGGAATGAACGCCTACGAGGCAATGCTTTCCGAGAGTCAGGAGAGAATGCTTGTTGTCCCTAAGCAAGGAAAAGAAAAAGAACTCGTAGATATTTTCAAAAAATGGGATTTAAACGCAGTTGAAATTGGAGTCGTCACAGGAGATGGACTTCTACGAGTAAAAAAAGATGGAAAAGTGAAAGCAGAAATTCCATCGCAAACACTTGTATTAGGCGGTGGTGCTCCAAGATATGTTAGAGAAGAAAAACGTCCTGCCTATTTAGATATAGAAAACAAATTAGATGTAGCTGCTTTAGAAGATTTAAAAGAGGCTAATGTGCGTATAGCTCTCGAGAAGATGATTTCTACTTTAAACATTTCTTCTCGTAAACCACTCTATGAACAATATGATACGGATGTCGGACTTGTAAAAATTACAGGACCGGGACTTGATGGTGGACTAGCCCGTGTTCCCGGAACGAACAAAGGAATTGCTGTGGCTACTGACTGTAATTCGCGCTATACTTATCTAAATCCACACAAGGGTGCAATGTGGGCAGTTTGTGAATCAGCCCGAAACGTATTCGTTACTGGTGCTAAGCCAATCGGTATTACAAACAATCTTAACTTTGCAAATCCGTATATCCCTGAAAACTATTATGTATTCTCAGAATGTGTAAAAGGAATCGGAGATGCCTGTCGGTATCTAAAGCTTCCTGTCACTGGTGGCAACGTTTCTTTCTACAACGAATCACCAGAAGGACCGGTATTCCCTACTCCGACCATCGGAATGGTGGGGCTAATAGAGAATATCTCAAACTACATCAAAAACTATTTTACAAAACCAAATCAGTCTATTGCTTTGATTGGTAGATTTAAACCTACTCTCGGTGGAAGTGAATACTTAAAGGAAATCTTTAACGTCACAAAGGGAGAAATTCCTGAGCTTTCTCTAGAAGATGAATTAAATTTGCAAAATCTAGTTTTAGAATTAAATGAAAATAAACTCATCTCTAGCGCAAAAGACTTATCACTCGGTGGGCTAATCGTGGCTATCTGCAAAATGGCATTTCCTTCTCATATCGGGGTTAACCTTGATTTAACGAAAATTCGTAAATCCCGTTTAGATGAAACTCTATTCGGAGAAACTTCTGCTTCTGTTTTAATTACCTTCGAGTCCGAAAATGTAAACAAGGTAAAAACCTTGTGTGAGAAGCACAAGCTCGAATTTAACCCAATCGGAAATACAATAGGAGAAAAATCTATTACAATCAATGGATTAGGCTCTGTCGCAAATCTAGATTCTTTAGAAGAAAAATACGAATCTGCATTGGTAAAAATATTTGAGTAG